One window of Fimbriimonadia bacterium genomic DNA carries:
- a CDS encoding co-chaperone GroES: MLKPLHDRVIVLPDKEERTKGGILLPETARERPLHGKVMAVGPGKRLENGSLAPMEVKPDDRVLYAKYSGTEIKVRGEEYMILRQDDILGIVD; this comes from the coding sequence ATGCTAAAGCCTTTGCATGACCGCGTTATCGTACTGCCCGACAAGGAGGAGCGGACGAAGGGCGGCATTCTGTTGCCGGAAACCGCCAGGGAACGTCCGCTGCACGGTAAGGTAATGGCCGTGGGACCAGGCAAGCGATTGGAAAATGGCTCGCTGGCGCCCATGGAAGTGAAACCGGACGATCGTGTGCTATATGCCAAGTATAGCGGCACCGAGATCAAGGTGCGCGGCGAGGAATACATGATACTGCGGCAGGACGACATCCTGGGCATAGTGGACTGA
- the raiA gene encoding ribosome-associated translation inhibitor RaiA gives MEMLLRSVGKPVPNHAREYAGRKLRKIEKFFHKVGAVEFVYDELRGQHSVEFTVDADGYFVRGGDTDTDLHAAIDRAVEKLETQLKRFRGRIIRYHRSKGNKQMPEGFAEFASSPEQAMEEDPIPRIAERRSLNQKPMTPEEAAFQLDLLGQDFLFFRDATTSSASLIYRRSDGNLVLIES, from the coding sequence ATGGAGATGTTGCTTCGGTCCGTTGGTAAACCCGTTCCCAATCATGCAAGGGAATATGCAGGACGAAAGCTGAGAAAAATCGAGAAGTTCTTTCACAAAGTGGGCGCTGTCGAGTTCGTGTACGACGAGCTGCGGGGGCAGCACTCGGTCGAGTTCACCGTGGATGCAGACGGATACTTCGTGCGGGGGGGCGACACAGACACGGACCTGCACGCTGCGATTGATCGCGCCGTGGAAAAGTTGGAGACACAGCTAAAGCGCTTCCGAGGGCGCATCATCCGCTATCACCGCTCAAAGGGCAACAAGCAGATGCCGGAGGGATTCGCTGAGTTCGCTTCTTCCCCTGAGCAGGCGATGGAGGAAGACCCGATCCCACGCATCGCCGAGCGCCGCTCGCTAAATCAGAAGCCGATGACGCCGGAGGAGGCCGCGTTCCAACTCGACCTTCTGGGTCAGGATTTCCTCTTCTTCCGAGATGCGACAACGTCCTCGGCAAGCCTCATCTACCGCCGCTCCGACGGCAACCTGGTGCTGATCGAGTCGTAG
- the ispD gene encoding 2-C-methyl-D-erythritol 4-phosphate cytidylyltransferase produces the protein MYAVLLAGGSGVRFSGTGDKLWTTIRGRPLWLHGALALAEHPAIENMVIVAPGKLVERFSTIAASIPLRSQVVAGGADRQSSCLNGLRALPASVEWVAVHDAARPNLRRELLDRLLAPCDADAVVPAVPLSDTVKRVHNGRVVDTPDRSSLVRVQTPQVARVALLRSALEGANGVFTDEASAIESVGGSVAVVEGDPENLKLTVPADLAALRACMEGTTARVRMGFGYDVHRLVEGKPLVLGGVHLPFEMGLDGHSDADVLTHAVCDALLGAAGMPDIGRLYPNTDERFRGVDSQSLLADVRERLTGEGWVTENIDCTVVAEAPRLANWIGEMCERLAETLRVDPSAVNVKATTNEGLGALGAGLGIAAYAVATIRANREE, from the coding sequence ATGTACGCGGTTCTTCTGGCAGGCGGCAGCGGCGTTCGATTTAGCGGAACGGGCGACAAACTGTGGACCACCATTCGAGGGCGCCCGCTTTGGCTTCATGGTGCGCTTGCGCTGGCCGAACATCCCGCGATTGAAAACATGGTCATCGTCGCGCCTGGAAAACTAGTTGAGCGGTTCTCGACTATCGCCGCCTCCATTCCGCTGAGATCGCAAGTGGTCGCGGGCGGAGCCGACCGCCAGAGCTCATGCTTGAACGGACTGCGCGCACTGCCTGCTTCGGTCGAGTGGGTGGCCGTTCACGATGCCGCCCGACCGAACCTTAGGCGGGAGCTTTTGGACCGCCTGCTGGCACCATGCGATGCGGACGCCGTAGTCCCCGCCGTACCGTTGTCGGACACCGTGAAACGGGTGCATAATGGACGGGTGGTGGACACACCCGACCGGAGTTCGCTGGTTCGGGTGCAAACGCCGCAAGTTGCACGCGTGGCCTTGCTTCGCTCCGCACTGGAGGGGGCGAATGGGGTGTTCACGGACGAGGCTTCGGCAATCGAATCGGTGGGTGGAAGCGTGGCGGTGGTCGAAGGGGACCCGGAAAACCTAAAACTCACTGTTCCGGCAGACCTTGCGGCCCTGAGGGCCTGCATGGAGGGGACGACGGCACGGGTGAGAATGGGTTTCGGCTACGACGTGCATCGGCTGGTGGAAGGCAAGCCACTGGTCCTGGGTGGCGTGCACCTCCCGTTCGAGATGGGCCTGGATGGTCACAGCGATGCCGACGTCCTGACCCACGCCGTCTGCGACGCACTCTTGGGCGCAGCGGGGATGCCGGACATCGGACGGCTATACCCGAACACCGACGAGCGGTTCCGGGGCGTCGACTCGCAGTCCCTGCTAGCCGACGTGCGAGAACGGCTAACAGGCGAAGGCTGGGTTACCGAGAATATTGACTGCACGGTAGTGGCGGAGGCCCCTCGCTTGGCAAACTGGATTGGCGAGATGTGCGAGAGGCTAGCAGAAACGCTGCGGGTGGACCCCTCGGCCGTGAATGTGAAGGCCACCACCAACGAAGGGCTGGGTGCGTTGGGTGCTGGACTGGGCATTGCGGCGTACGCTGTCGCCACGATCCGTGCAAACAGGGAGGAATGA